The region attttttttttaaaaaaaaaaattataaaaattttcatagATTCaggcatgtgtatttttgtaaattctgttaaattctgaacAACACTTAgatcttagtattttttttttcctaaaaaaaataggggtattttggttACTCTTTTAGAATTTAACAATAAATCCTAACGTAGTATCCTTATGTGAGTCGTTTGAAAACTTGAATACCTCAGTTTGAAACATTTGTTTGTTCAGTACTTTTATCTTTAAATGAGGAATAATTCGATACTTTTTTGTAaagttattcctattattaaaaaaagtaaaatttaaaaaataattagtatTGTCTAATCAGCTCAATGATATGAATTGAAATGGGATATAGCATATAGTAATtctctttcttaatttttttaaaaaaattcacataatatatacataatattgtttattttattttattttattttgtagttcATATTTATTCTGATCATTAATAGCATCTTCATCTTTGTATATGTTCCCGAGAGAACTGACCTCAATCATCTTCTGTGATTCGTACAAAAACTAACCACCCAGAGCTTTAGGTCCAGCAGATCATTCACTATGGACAtatcaagaagaagacacaCGCATCAATACCATGGAAAGTCCCATGTTGCAGCAGAATGTGGGACGACTCTGTTTTCGACGTGTTCATCCTCTGCCTCGGCGACGGCATCATTGGTTCAGCAAAGGCGCCGGTGGGCGAACATGCCACCTGAGCTGCTTCATGATATAATCCAACGCGTGGAAGCGAGCCAGACCACCTGGCCTACCCGCAGGGACGTTGTCGCTTGTGCGTTGGTTTGCCGGTCATGGAGGAAGATCACCAAGGAGATCGTCAAGACTCCCGAGCAATGTAGGTCGCTCACCTTCCCTATCTCACTCAAGCAggtaattttcttcttcctctttcgaATTCCTCATTTGTTCTTCTTGTATTCTACTATATACCCACTAAAAGTTGTTGTTTTCTTGAATATATTCTAGCCGGGGCCAAGAGACGCTCCAATCCAGTGCTTTATTAGAAGGGAAAGGGCGACTTCTACCTTTCATCTGTATCTTGGTCTGAGCCCTGGTAAATACTCCTATgctttcttggtttttttgttcAGGACTTGAAATGGGTGTCTGAATCTACGGATTTCCAGGATTGTTGGTGTGTTTCCTTTCCTGATTGGGTTTTCCCTATTCAACTTTTGAATAGGGAAAATAACAGCATCATTCTTGTTGCTATGCTCTGGAGGTCACTTGCTCAGCGCTGTATTATTACTTCCAGTGCAGTACTTCTTAAGCTCTGTTATAAACGTTGCCCTGGCGCTGGAAACTAGGGCGCGTGCAAAGTAGGAATTGGTTGATTTGTGTGGCGTTGTGTAGATCCGCCAACGAGCTTTCGATTGATGTGGTCACAAGCTTGATAGGATTTTCGGAAGAGAAGAATTCGAGGCAAAAGATTATTGAACGGTGGTGAGGAATCCCGAGAGGGAGACCGctggaaagaggaagaaaacaaGAATCTACAGGGTTGTTAGGGATCAGACACTGGTGTTAGTGCTGTGATAGCacgaaaaaactaaaaataaaatgaaaatttaatagaaaagcGAAAGAACAAAGATTTACGGATGATTCAGTGTTAAATACTAATGTCCACAGCTAGGAAAGAGCTCAAAAGAGATCGATCGTATTTAGTGTACAAGGCTTTATTTATAGGGCTTACAAATGAGTAATCTAATTCTAATTCAATCACTTCACTAGTTCACTTGGAGTAATCTAATCCCTATTTATGGTTTGGATTTCTATCTTCAACCTCTGATATAtgcttcactttttcttttcaattgatGTACAGCTCTGTTTGGGGGTACGAGTAAATTGTTGTTGGCAGCAAGAAAGATCAGAAGGGCAACAAGTACAGATTTTGTGATATCCTTGGTGGCAGATGATTTCTCTCGAGCAAGCAATACCTATGTTGGAAAGCTGAGGTAGGCTTTTACCTGAGTTGAGTTGGATCCTTACCTTTTTTGCTGCAATGAAATTGCTCAGCAAATGTGTTGAACAGGTCTAATTTCTTGGGAACCAAGTTTACCGTCTATGACAGTCAGCCTCGACAGGACACATCAATCCAACCAAATTGTAAGTCGCATAGAAGAATCTACCCAAAACAGTTGTCTCCAAGGGTATCTGTTTGTAACTACAGTGTGGCCACCATTTCTTATGAGCTCAACGTTTTCCGTACCAGAGGTCCAAGGAGAATGCAATGCACCATTCACTCAATCCCCATCTCTGCAATTCAAGAAGGTGGCACTGCCCCTACTCCAATGGAGTTCACGAATTTCCATGGTGAGCAATGCTCTTCATTTTCTATTTCAAAAGGAAAGAAGCCACTTGTTGAGacatttaatttaatcatttaagcTTAAGCGAATGGatggatttaatcatttaatttaaattctaacaGAATCAACCCCAAGCACAAGCGATCATCCTCTGATTCTGAAAAACAAAGCTC is a window of Alnus glutinosa chromosome 4, dhAlnGlut1.1, whole genome shotgun sequence DNA encoding:
- the LOC133865334 gene encoding tubby-like F-box protein 5, whose protein sequence is MDISRRRHTHQYHGKSHVAAECGTTLFSTCSSSASATASLVQQRRRWANMPPELLHDIIQRVEASQTTWPTRRDVVACALVCRSWRKITKEIVKTPEQCRSLTFPISLKQPGPRDAPIQCFIRRERATSTFHLYLGLSPALFGGTSKLLLAARKIRRATSTDFVISLVADDFSRASNTYVGKLRSNFLGTKFTVYDSQPRQDTSIQPNCKSHRRIYPKQLSPRVSVCNYSVATISYELNVFRTRGPRRMQCTIHSIPISAIQEGGTAPTPMEFTNFHESTPSTSDHPLILKNKAPRWHEQLQCWCLNFKGRVTVASVKNFLLVAAAEPYQYVSVTEQDKVILQFGKIGKDIFTMDYRYPLSAFQAFAICLSSFDTKPACE